One region of Drosophila teissieri strain GT53w chromosome 2L, Prin_Dtei_1.1, whole genome shotgun sequence genomic DNA includes:
- the LOC122611391 gene encoding uncharacterized protein LOC122611391 isoform X1, translating into MHKTWNKAFHKRKLWKTVSKPGKLVYYMQPLVEHLFDTWMQPLPFPTLLKFLYSCVLIFFIMLPMLYPLLVLLSYYGIFQYAAQEHFGLETPEKWDLLGAATKLWNFEVTNRKYLLFVTMYIDRYRVVITAISSTVDYMRMALCFVFS; encoded by the exons ATGCACAAGACGTGGAATAAGGCGTTCCACAAGCGCAAACTG TGGAAGACCGTATCCAAGCCTGGAAAGCTGGTATACTACATGCAGCCGCTGGTTGAGCACTTGTTCGACACCTGGATGCAACCACTGCCCTTTCCGACGCTGCTCAAGTTCCTCTACAGCTGCGTTCTGATCTTTTTCATAATGCTTCCGATGCTGTATCCGCTGCTCGTCCTGCTGTCCTACTACGGCATATTCCAGTACGCGGCGCAAGAGCACTTCGGACTGGAGACGCCCGAGAAATGGGACCTCCTGGGCGCCGCCACAAAGCTGTGGAACTTTGAGGTGACCAACAGGAAGTACCTCCTGTTCGTGACCATGTACATCGATAGATACCGAGTCGTTATAACCGCCATATCTTCGACAGTCGACTATATGCGCATGGCTCTGTGCTTCGTCTTCAGCTGA
- the LOC122611391 gene encoding uncharacterized protein LOC122611391 isoform X2, with protein MHKTWNKAFHKRKLWKTVSKPGKLVYYMQPLVEHLFDTWMQPLPFPTLLKFLYSCVLIFFIMLPMLYPLLVLLSYYGIFQYAAQEHFGLETPEKWDLLGAATKLWNFEVTNRKYLLRLYAHGSVLRLQLSLEQAFFDPYLRIQFEGELVY; from the exons ATGCACAAGACGTGGAATAAGGCGTTCCACAAGCGCAAACTG TGGAAGACCGTATCCAAGCCTGGAAAGCTGGTATACTACATGCAGCCGCTGGTTGAGCACTTGTTCGACACCTGGATGCAACCACTGCCCTTTCCGACGCTGCTCAAGTTCCTCTACAGCTGCGTTCTGATCTTTTTCATAATGCTTCCGATGCTGTATCCGCTGCTCGTCCTGCTGTCCTACTACGGCATATTCCAGTACGCGGCGCAAGAGCACTTCGGACTGGAGACGCCCGAGAAATGGGACCTCCTGGGCGCCGCCACAAAGCTGTGGAACTTTGAGGTGACCAACAGGAAGTACCTCCT TCGACTATATGCGCATGGCTCTGTGCTTCGTCTTCAGCTGAGCCTGGAGCAAGCATTTTTCGATCCCTATTTAAGAATCCAGTTTGAGGGGGAGTTGGTTTACTAA